In the genome of bacterium, the window ATTCTACATTGTGTGAGCAATTAAGGGAGGGGAAGAAATAATAGGGAGGAATGAAGGTAGCATTGGGATAGGAGGGAATTAGGGTATAGGTTTCAACCGGAAGGGAAGAAAACAAGAAGAAGCCTTTATTGTCGGTAATGGTGATTTTTCCATTAAGGGTAATTGTAGCATTGGGTATGGGGGCAAATTCTTTGCTTCTTATTGTTCCAGTGATGGTTGAATAGGGAAGTAAGCTAATGTAGGTAGTAGCGGTTTCTGATGTATTTCCCTTAGCATTAAGGGGATAAAGACCTGAGGGAAGGCTTAGAAGATTAAAGCTTGTGTTTATCTTTCCATTGCTTGCGGTGGTGGTTGCAACTGGGATGTTGTTAAGATAAAGCCGAACTATCTCATTACCTGAGAAATTGCTTCCTGAGACATTTATGGTATCTCCCGAATAACCCTTATCTGGGTCTGCCTTGATAAATGGCTGATTGGTTGTGTGATAAGGGATGCTTACCTCATATAGGGTTGGGGTATATTCTAAATTATTGGTTGTAAGAATTGCCTGGTATTGGATGTATCTTGCGGTTAGATTAAGGCTTTCTCCATTGCTTACCTTTTTCCAGGAAGATAGGGTATCTGGGCTATTTCCATATCGGACAAACATTGCAATATTTGTCTCAAATGGCTTCCTCTCTTTATAGAAGATATTCTCAAAGATAACTGAGGAACCTGCATCAAAAAGGGAGGAGGTATAGGTGCCCAGGGGATGGTGGGGACCCTTGTTTATTCCAGAGATAAAGGGACCTGAGCTTTTATATCCAGTAACCAGGTCATAATCTCCATCATTGTCAAGGTCTACGCCAGAGAGGTTGTAATAAGGGTGAGTAATAGTATCAAACATCTTTTCACATTCTTCGGGTGCTCTTTCAAAAGAGGGAGGGTTGGATGTTCCAAGCCTTAAATGAACCTGGGGAGGATAGATGGTTCCATGGAATACAATATCATCATTGTTATCGCCATTTAAGTCCATTGCAGTTAGTTTAGGAATATTACCTAAAGGGCTTATCTTTTTAAAGCCTGTGCTTTCCTCCCAGGTTTTATTCCTCTTCCAGATTGGCGAGGTTATGCCTCCAATATTTTCTAAGATAACAAATACCTTCCAGGTAGGAAGAAGGAGGTCATAATCCCTATCATTATCTAAGTCAAGAAGAAATGGAGCGGGAGAAGAAGTATCAAAATCATCCAATCCTTCAGAAATTAAATATTCTGCGGTTATATTCCATTGAGGGTTATAGGAAAATTTGGTTGTTTGTGTGCTTATGTTTCTAAATGCGCCTACATTTTCGCCCTTTCCAGTTTTATATGTAGCAACAAGTAAATCTGGCTTTCCATCGCCATCAAGGTCAGCCACTGTGGGGGTAATTTCCATACCATTATATCCATTTTGCTCATTTTCTAACTTAATACTGTAATGTTGCCGAGGAAAATATGGAATCTCTGGTGTCCCTGTATTTTGAGCAATATAAATACGGGGTTTATTACAACTTCCTGCCCCTTCACTATGTATTTCCTCATAATCACCATCCTGATCAAGGTCAGCAAAGGTCATTCCTCCCATTATATGGGCTCCATCAAGTGGTTGATAGCTTTTTAACTGAAACCTTGAATTGCTAATATCACCAACATTCTCAA includes:
- a CDS encoding FG-GAP-like repeat-containing protein; protein product: MIKHLILCASVPLCLCASEFRENSFIEGTFERITTSNIAGCKWSNYPKSIKLSSQYPLFEPVDTWSPLPSEMSGLAFLEPEFGDIDNDGDFDLLVGDRATKKIILLENKETKYNPLFKKKMELPFSSSLGSCSLGDIDKDGILDLLVVYNASEIHGYKGKGSWAWERYPDWDIKLSSSPCEIACDLGDLNSDNYPDLIICYMEQGTNTNGFVDVRFLAYENKDNKFIPKPEWNPPPMLSELMGNGWDLNVELIDLENTKNPFLIFTFNEWGDIYLYKNTGMLSPNWGMRSYILWGLFGQPPEEYSPPGDSAVATIAFADLDGDEDFDMINGGEDGILIPFENVGDISNSRFQLKSYQPLDGAHIMGGMTFADLDQDGDYEEIHSEGAGSCNKPRIYIAQNTGTPEIPYFPRQHYSIKLENEQNGYNGMEITPTVADLDGDGKPDLLVATYKTGKGENVGAFRNISTQTTKFSYNPQWNITAEYLISEGLDDFDTSSPAPFLLDLDNDRDYDLLLPTWKVFVILENIGGITSPIWKRNKTWEESTGFKKISPLGNIPKLTAMDLNGDNNDDIVFHGTIYPPQVHLRLGTSNPPSFERAPEECEKMFDTITHPYYNLSGVDLDNDGDYDLVTGYKSSGPFISGINKGPHHPLGTYTSSLFDAGSSVIFENIFYKERKPFETNIAMFVRYGNSPDTLSSWKKVSNGESLNLTARYIQYQAILTTNNLEYTPTLYEVSIPYHTTNQPFIKADPDKGYSGDTINVSGSNFSGNEIVRLYLNNIPVATTTASNGKINTSFNLLSLPSGLYPLNAKGNTSETATTYISLLPYSTITGTIRSKEFAPIPNATITLNGKITITDNKGFFLFSSLPVETYTLIPSYPNATFIPPYYFFPSLNCSHNVE